Proteins found in one Amycolatopsis aidingensis genomic segment:
- a CDS encoding MSCRAMM family protein, giving the protein MGDTRRRTGRYRRALGLGVATLLGALSVVTMAQPAAAEVEEGIGHRLEPGQPYGGRDRPYDWAGSYRVGGEQVFCVSFALKAPDTDEQYEPGDELLTKWGEPLAEDHAANISYLLLRYGDTKDPDEAAALAHLLHSWTAAPRPGHDDLNRNKSFEDIGYAVEDRFGELPAGAQRAVERLEADAEANRGPWSASVTPAEGEQTIGTPAEWTITVRGAKDTGIADVPITVRLTDATTAEDEAEDKGETGETEPRAEQVGSAEAGTTRTVTTNEQGEAVLRVTPTGPRPKLVATLSAPAHRPYVREPVQADTQRVVSTGGERELTAEGVTSARTQPGAVRVAKQDADSGAGLPGARLRLTAADRTAPAVGQDDQPLTGPDGEPLVLTTEGEDGTATVQNLRTPQEVCVVEVSPPAGYDQAFNPAEPPAACGKLEPGQTLTLELANAPNEVPKTIPAGTDATTVTSSATIAGLPTGAFAGLGALAVLGSLLVGWMARRRFGNRN; this is encoded by the coding sequence ATGGGTGACACCCGACGCAGGACCGGCCGGTACCGAAGAGCGCTGGGCCTCGGCGTGGCCACGCTGCTCGGCGCACTTTCCGTTGTCACCATGGCGCAGCCCGCCGCGGCCGAGGTCGAGGAGGGGATCGGGCACCGGCTCGAGCCTGGTCAGCCCTACGGCGGGCGGGATCGACCCTACGACTGGGCAGGCTCCTACCGCGTCGGCGGCGAGCAGGTGTTCTGCGTCTCCTTCGCACTCAAGGCACCGGATACCGACGAGCAGTACGAGCCGGGCGACGAGCTGCTGACCAAATGGGGTGAGCCGCTGGCCGAGGACCATGCGGCGAACATCTCCTACCTGCTGCTGCGCTACGGCGACACCAAGGACCCCGACGAGGCGGCCGCGCTCGCGCACCTGCTGCACTCCTGGACCGCGGCGCCCCGGCCGGGCCACGACGACCTGAACCGGAACAAGAGCTTCGAGGACATCGGCTACGCGGTGGAGGACCGGTTCGGCGAGCTCCCGGCCGGCGCGCAACGTGCGGTGGAACGGCTGGAGGCCGATGCGGAAGCCAACCGGGGGCCGTGGTCGGCCTCGGTGACCCCGGCCGAGGGCGAGCAGACCATCGGCACCCCGGCCGAGTGGACCATCACCGTGCGCGGGGCCAAGGACACCGGGATCGCGGACGTCCCGATCACGGTGCGGCTCACCGACGCGACCACGGCCGAAGACGAGGCGGAGGACAAGGGCGAAACCGGCGAAACCGAACCGCGGGCGGAGCAGGTCGGCTCAGCCGAGGCCGGGACCACGCGGACGGTCACCACGAACGAACAGGGCGAGGCCGTGCTGCGGGTCACCCCGACCGGACCTCGGCCGAAACTGGTGGCCACCCTCTCCGCACCTGCCCACCGGCCCTACGTGCGCGAGCCGGTGCAGGCCGACACCCAGCGGGTGGTGTCCACCGGGGGTGAGCGCGAGCTGACCGCCGAGGGCGTGACCTCCGCCCGCACCCAGCCGGGGGCGGTGCGGGTCGCCAAGCAGGACGCCGACAGCGGGGCAGGCCTCCCCGGCGCCCGGCTGCGGCTGACCGCCGCGGACCGGACCGCACCCGCCGTCGGGCAGGACGACCAGCCGCTCACCGGCCCGGACGGCGAGCCGCTTGTACTCACCACCGAGGGCGAGGACGGCACGGCCACGGTGCAGAACCTGCGCACCCCGCAGGAGGTCTGCGTGGTCGAGGTGAGCCCGCCTGCCGGGTACGACCAGGCCTTCAACCCGGCCGAGCCGCCCGCGGCCTGCGGGAAGCTGGAACCGGGACAGACCCTCACCCTGGAACTGGCCAACGCCCCGAACGAGGTGCCGAAGACCATCCCGGCAGGCACCGACGCGACCACCGTCACCAGCAGCGCCACCATCGCCGGCCTGCCCACCGGGGCCTTCGCCGGCCTCGGGGCGCTGGCGGTGCTCGGATCGCTGCTCGTGGGCTGGATGGCCAGGCGGCGGTTCGGCAACCGGAACTGA
- the sigK gene encoding ECF RNA polymerase sigma factor SigK, translated as MREPTGPGDGREEWGPVPAVESAPTAEQLLAEVAKGDDSAFDRLYDLVAGPVFGVIRQVLRDAAQSEEVAQEVLVEVWRTATRYRADRGSAMTWVLTLAHRRAVDRVRSAQASSDRENRVHSRDTGRPFDEVAETVASRLEQQQVRRCMSTLTELQRESVALTYYRGYSCREAAELLGTPLPTVKTRLRDGLIRLRDCLGVGS; from the coding sequence ATGCGAGAACCCACCGGCCCGGGTGACGGGCGGGAGGAGTGGGGGCCCGTGCCTGCCGTGGAATCGGCACCCACCGCGGAACAACTGCTCGCCGAGGTGGCCAAGGGCGATGACAGCGCGTTCGACCGGCTCTACGACCTGGTGGCCGGGCCGGTGTTCGGGGTGATCCGGCAGGTACTGCGCGATGCGGCGCAGTCCGAGGAGGTCGCACAGGAGGTGCTGGTCGAGGTCTGGCGGACGGCGACCAGGTACCGGGCGGACCGGGGCAGCGCGATGACCTGGGTGCTGACCCTCGCGCACCGCCGTGCGGTGGACCGGGTCCGCTCGGCCCAGGCTTCCAGCGACCGGGAGAACAGGGTGCACTCCAGGGACACCGGGCGCCCGTTCGACGAGGTCGCCGAGACGGTCGCCTCCCGGCTGGAGCAGCAGCAGGTCCGCAGATGCATGTCCACGCTCACCGAACTGCAACGCGAGTCGGTGGCGCTGACCTACTACCGCGGCTACAGCTGCCGGGAGGCCGCGGAACTGCTCGGCACACCGCTGCCGACGGTGAAGACCAGGCTTCGGGACGGCTTGATCAGGCTGCGGGACTGCCTGGGGGTGGGATCATGA
- a CDS encoding LppU/SCO3897 family protein translates to MSVPPPPGPHGPYPGGEQPGYGQGPGPQPGHGPPPGPPPGGYPQQPPPGGYPQQPGWQQQPPPAGQQPGYGGFPPAPPPQYPQQVPQQPSGRNPKKWLRIAVPIVVAVLVGTFGILRSIGSPEEAEAGDCLAIAEFSDDSDAETVECTDPSANVQVAVKLDDADGQCPGENYDQLVMEGGASFKLCLMLHVSEGECLTNLDRSTTKGYETVPCADPAAQAEVLKIVEGDPDAKDACAQAGGGVLGYPEPPRSICLRAPQNA, encoded by the coding sequence GTGAGTGTTCCGCCACCACCCGGTCCGCACGGCCCCTACCCGGGCGGCGAGCAGCCCGGCTATGGCCAGGGGCCGGGGCCGCAGCCCGGACACGGACCACCGCCGGGACCGCCGCCCGGCGGGTACCCCCAGCAGCCCCCGCCCGGGGGCTATCCCCAGCAGCCCGGCTGGCAGCAGCAGCCACCACCCGCGGGGCAGCAGCCCGGCTACGGCGGTTTCCCGCCAGCGCCGCCGCCCCAGTACCCGCAGCAGGTTCCGCAGCAGCCCTCGGGCCGGAACCCGAAGAAGTGGCTGCGGATCGCGGTGCCGATCGTCGTCGCGGTGCTCGTCGGCACCTTCGGGATCCTGCGGTCGATCGGCTCGCCGGAGGAGGCCGAGGCTGGGGACTGCCTCGCCATCGCCGAGTTCTCCGACGACTCCGACGCGGAGACCGTCGAGTGCACGGACCCGTCGGCGAACGTCCAGGTCGCGGTCAAGCTGGACGATGCCGATGGCCAGTGCCCTGGGGAGAACTACGACCAGCTGGTGATGGAGGGCGGAGCCAGTTTCAAGCTCTGCCTGATGCTGCACGTCTCCGAGGGCGAATGCCTGACCAACCTGGACCGCTCCACCACCAAGGGTTACGAGACCGTCCCCTGCGCCGACCCCGCAGCGCAGGCCGAGGTGCTCAAGATCGTCGAAGGTGACCCGGACGCGAAGGACGCCTGCGCACAGGCGGGCGGCGGCGTGCTGGGCTACCCCGAGCCCCCGCGCAGCATCTGCCTGCGGGCCCCGCAGAACGCCTGA
- a CDS encoding anti-sigma factor gives MSTHMSALTGAYAVDALTGEERAEFERHLAECADCAREVRELRAAAGKLGMAAASTPPEGLKRRVLAEIARTRQEPPETGEEPETGAEGGAEVVPLSRGRRWATRFAAAAAVVGLALAGTFGTIAWQNQQELESTQERMAGAAARGAEMAELLSAPDARLITASGEGGLTATTVVSAQLGKAMFMGDDIAPLPEDRTYQLWFIKSGPEYVSAGVLERSTGGRTTPVVAAIPEGTAGMGVTVEPAGGSAQPTTDPVLKMTMPA, from the coding sequence ATGAGCACGCATATGAGTGCGCTGACCGGCGCGTACGCCGTGGACGCCCTCACCGGCGAGGAACGGGCCGAGTTCGAGCGGCACCTCGCCGAGTGCGCGGATTGCGCGCGGGAGGTCCGCGAGCTGCGGGCGGCGGCTGGCAAGCTCGGTATGGCGGCGGCGAGCACGCCGCCGGAAGGGCTCAAGCGCCGGGTGCTGGCGGAGATCGCCAGGACCCGCCAGGAACCGCCGGAGACCGGGGAGGAGCCGGAAACCGGTGCCGAGGGCGGGGCCGAGGTGGTGCCGCTGTCCCGCGGGCGGCGCTGGGCCACCCGGTTCGCGGCGGCGGCCGCGGTCGTCGGGCTCGCGCTGGCCGGGACCTTCGGCACCATCGCGTGGCAGAACCAGCAGGAGCTGGAGAGCACGCAGGAACGCATGGCGGGGGCGGCCGCGCGGGGCGCCGAGATGGCGGAGCTGCTGTCCGCCCCGGACGCCCGGCTGATCACCGCATCCGGCGAGGGCGGGCTGACCGCGACGACGGTGGTGTCCGCGCAGCTCGGCAAGGCCATGTTCATGGGAGATGACATCGCCCCGCTGCCGGAGGACCGGACCTACCAGCTGTGGTTCATCAAGTCGGGGCCGGAGTACGTTTCCGCCGGGGTGCTGGAGCGGTCCACGGGCGGGCGGACCACCCCGGTGGTGGCGGCGATCCCGGAGGGCACCGCGGGGATGGGCGTCACCGTGGAGCCCGCGGGTGGCTCGGCGCAGCCCACGACCGACCCGGTGCTGAAAATGACCATGCCCGCCTGA
- a CDS encoding molybdopterin-dependent oxidoreductase: MGTGTRAIAIGRTAAALIGVLAAVAALAAGHLIAGLLEPNSSPYLAVGNTAIDLTPEPVKAFAIEQFGEQDKLVLLLGMGVVILLLAAVAGLLSRRSPVPGLVVIGVFGAAGTAAALARPTLGVLGLVAPVVAALAGLATFWWLHHKAPRPEVAADEDADPANSSGGSGRRRFLISSAAVTAGVAASGAVGQLLIGNQGAEQSRRAIGRIVPARKAPAIPAGADFSGAGTPPFLTPNPDFYRVDTALRVPQLPAEEYRLRVHGMVERELVLSYQDLLSRRLVEKTITMTCVSNPVGGPYVSTSNFTGVPIREILNEAGVRPGAEQVFSTSVDGYTAGTPVEVLLEEDRDALIALGMNGEPLPLEHGFPVRMVTPGLYGYLSATKWLVDLELTTFDKVTYWEERGWAERAPIKTQSRIDRPGAFQQLPAGKTTAAGIAWAQTTGIERVEVRVDSGPWQKAELSTQVDANTWRMWRIELDLAPGGHNIECRATDRSGYTQTSDRVPPIPDGATGWHSIFCTAQ, from the coding sequence ATGGGAACCGGAACTCGGGCTATCGCAATCGGCCGGACGGCGGCGGCACTGATCGGAGTGCTCGCCGCCGTCGCGGCACTCGCTGCGGGGCATCTGATCGCGGGGTTACTGGAACCGAACTCCAGCCCGTACCTCGCGGTGGGGAACACCGCGATCGACCTCACGCCGGAACCGGTGAAGGCATTCGCCATCGAGCAGTTCGGCGAGCAGGACAAGCTCGTGCTGCTGCTCGGGATGGGTGTGGTCATCCTGCTGCTGGCAGCGGTGGCCGGGTTGCTCTCCCGCCGGAGTCCGGTGCCCGGCTTGGTCGTCATCGGCGTGTTCGGCGCCGCCGGCACCGCCGCCGCGCTGGCCCGCCCCACGCTCGGCGTGCTCGGTCTGGTAGCCCCTGTTGTCGCGGCGCTCGCCGGTCTGGCCACGTTCTGGTGGCTGCACCACAAGGCGCCGCGGCCCGAGGTCGCCGCTGACGAGGACGCCGATCCGGCGAACTCGTCCGGCGGTTCCGGGCGACGCCGGTTCCTCATCTCCTCCGCGGCGGTGACGGCCGGCGTCGCCGCCTCCGGTGCGGTGGGCCAGCTGCTGATCGGAAACCAGGGTGCGGAACAGTCCCGGCGGGCGATCGGCAGGATCGTCCCCGCGCGGAAGGCGCCGGCGATCCCGGCCGGCGCCGACTTCAGCGGGGCGGGCACCCCGCCGTTCCTCACCCCGAACCCGGACTTCTACCGCGTGGACACCGCGCTCCGGGTACCGCAGCTGCCTGCCGAGGAGTACCGGCTGCGGGTGCACGGCATGGTCGAACGCGAGCTGGTCCTGAGTTACCAGGACCTGCTGAGCAGGCGGCTGGTGGAGAAGACCATCACCATGACCTGTGTTTCCAACCCGGTCGGCGGGCCCTATGTGTCCACATCGAACTTCACCGGGGTGCCGATCAGGGAGATCCTGAACGAGGCGGGGGTGCGACCGGGTGCCGAGCAGGTGTTCAGCACCAGCGTGGACGGCTATACCGCGGGCACCCCGGTCGAGGTGCTGCTGGAGGAGGACCGGGACGCGCTGATCGCGCTGGGCATGAACGGCGAGCCGCTGCCGCTGGAGCACGGCTTCCCGGTCCGGATGGTCACCCCCGGACTGTACGGCTACCTCTCGGCGACAAAGTGGCTGGTGGACCTGGAACTGACCACCTTCGACAAGGTCACCTACTGGGAGGAACGCGGCTGGGCCGAGCGGGCCCCGATCAAGACCCAGTCCCGGATCGACCGGCCCGGTGCCTTCCAGCAGCTGCCCGCTGGGAAGACCACCGCCGCGGGTATCGCCTGGGCCCAGACCACCGGGATCGAGCGGGTCGAGGTCCGGGTCGACAGTGGACCCTGGCAGAAGGCCGAACTGTCCACTCAGGTCGATGCGAACACCTGGCGGATGTGGCGGATCGAGCTCGATCTCGCGCCCGGCGGGCACAACATCGAATGCCGGGCCACGGACCGCTCCGGATACACACAGACGAGTGACCGGGTGCCGCCGATTCCGGACGGCGCCACCGGGTGGCATTCCATCTTCTGCACCGCGCAATAG
- a CDS encoding class F sortase encodes MRPTSPNRHRLVTAYLLGVASLLAVELAVAGALVLPPLPTAEVVAGSARPAAGVTTVAADGAGTGADDDAKEPGAATTSPAAEPAEPGDAAPDQAAAPASPAAPAVAAGQQPGTIRLPDGGTARLVREQVVGPNAVLPIPENLDEASWWGVGLGAPGGASLFAGHVNWRGQVGPFAELWNAQVHERVTVSDEDGKTWTYRITQVITLGKNELPRRADELFSQYGKHRIVLVTCGGRWIGGSTGYAENRVVIAEPA; translated from the coding sequence GTGCGGCCCACGTCCCCGAACCGGCACCGGCTGGTCACCGCCTACCTGCTCGGCGTGGCCAGCCTGCTGGCCGTGGAGCTGGCCGTGGCGGGTGCGCTGGTGCTGCCGCCGCTGCCAACGGCCGAGGTCGTCGCGGGCAGCGCGCGGCCGGCCGCCGGGGTGACCACCGTGGCGGCTGACGGTGCGGGCACCGGCGCCGATGACGATGCGAAGGAGCCCGGCGCCGCGACCACCAGCCCGGCGGCGGAGCCAGCGGAACCCGGTGACGCCGCGCCCGACCAGGCCGCCGCGCCCGCGTCCCCGGCGGCACCGGCCGTGGCGGCTGGGCAGCAGCCAGGGACCATCCGGCTGCCCGACGGCGGCACGGCCCGGCTGGTGCGCGAGCAGGTCGTCGGCCCGAACGCGGTGCTGCCGATCCCGGAGAACCTGGACGAGGCCAGCTGGTGGGGCGTCGGCCTCGGCGCGCCAGGCGGGGCCAGCCTGTTCGCCGGCCATGTCAACTGGCGCGGGCAGGTGGGCCCGTTCGCCGAGTTGTGGAACGCCCAGGTACACGAGCGGGTCACCGTGTCCGACGAGGACGGCAAGACCTGGACCTACCGCATCACCCAGGTGATCACACTGGGCAAGAACGAGCTGCCGCGGCGGGCGGACGAGCTGTTCAGCCAGTACGGCAAGCACCGGATCGTCCTGGTGACCTGCGGTGGCCGCTGGATCGGCGGCTCCACCGGCTACGCGGAGAACCGCGTGGTCATCGCCGAACCCGCCTGA
- a CDS encoding coiled-coil domain-containing protein, with amino-acid sequence MASERDSGLMPLRREFDQVWHGFDRNQVRQYVEYLEDQLRRLLSDRDSAMAQASTLSRELENARRELAKLRTRVDELLKPPERLEDLDERMQRTAELANTRAEEIVTRAETAAEEHWAKAGEASKKLRERYAKLLGELESHAEAMDNEHQAALEETRAEVERLTTEAARRREQLDQEAERKRRAIERDFEAKMAAEQAALEKHIADQQTASKNQAERRISEAIAEAKRRLDEAATEAKRRVDEATAEAERRTTEATEQVERLTEIREQARLRVRKAQDLLKEGEPALTPLPEEETELAPSPS; translated from the coding sequence ATGGCGTCCGAGCGAGACAGTGGGCTCATGCCGTTGCGTCGGGAATTCGACCAGGTGTGGCATGGCTTCGACCGTAATCAGGTTAGGCAGTACGTCGAGTACCTGGAAGATCAGCTACGACGGCTGCTGAGCGATCGTGATTCGGCGATGGCGCAGGCGAGCACCCTGTCCCGGGAACTGGAGAACGCGCGCCGCGAGCTGGCCAAGCTGCGTACCAGGGTGGATGAGCTGCTCAAGCCGCCGGAGCGGCTGGAGGACCTGGACGAGCGGATGCAGCGCACCGCGGAACTGGCGAACACCAGGGCCGAGGAGATCGTGACCCGCGCCGAGACGGCCGCCGAGGAGCACTGGGCCAAGGCAGGCGAGGCGTCGAAGAAGCTGCGCGAGCGCTACGCGAAGCTGCTCGGCGAGCTGGAGTCGCATGCCGAGGCCATGGACAACGAGCACCAGGCCGCACTGGAGGAGACCAGGGCCGAGGTGGAGCGGCTGACCACCGAGGCCGCGCGCAGGCGCGAACAGCTCGACCAGGAGGCCGAGCGCAAACGCAGGGCCATCGAGCGCGACTTCGAGGCGAAGATGGCCGCGGAGCAGGCGGCACTGGAAAAGCACATCGCCGACCAGCAGACCGCCAGCAAGAACCAGGCCGAGCGGCGGATCTCCGAGGCGATCGCCGAGGCGAAGCGCAGGCTGGACGAGGCGGCCACGGAGGCCAAGCGGCGGGTGGACGAGGCCACCGCCGAGGCCGAGCGCCGCACCACCGAGGCGACCGAGCAGGTGGAACGGCTCACCGAGATCAGGGAGCAGGCCCGCCTGCGCGTGCGCAAGGCGCAGGACCTGCTCAAGGAGGGCGAACCCGCGCTGACCCCCCTGCCCGAGGAAGAAACCGAACTGGCCCCCTCCCCCTCCTGA
- a CDS encoding SDR family oxidoreductase has translation MAHYLVTGATGLIGRHVTQLLLARPDTERVTLLVRAASRDRLAAMVAAWPHPERVTLLTGDLTEPHLGLDEQARAQLRGTVDHLVHLAALYDLTADEEANITANVQGTRHVLELAAELGAGCLHHVSSVAVAGDYPGVFTEEMFDAGQRLITPYHRTKFEAERLVREQHEVPWRVYRPAVVVGHSATGEMDKVDGPYYLFPAIGKLTALPNLPLVGPDIGDTNLVPVDYVAAALVELASRDGLDGRTFHLVNPEPQPVTEVYNAFARAAGAPTIDLELDQRLSRGITGLLRLTEHVPGVTIARDAVLERLGIPPVLLETMTFPSVFSSAATRRALAGSGVDVPRLADYAPVLWRYWREHLDPFRARKHGPRGELDGRRVVVTGASSGIGRATALAVAAEGGVPLLVARRRAELEEVRDEIAAAGGQAAVYPADLTDEDSVRKAVEAMLTEHGRVDMLVNNAGRSIRRSIRLSYDRFHDYERAMAINYFGAVRLILALLPHMSERKFGHIVNVSSIGVQGIAPRFSAYVASKAALDYFARIAATETHGDGITFTTIHMPLVRTPMIRPTKFYDAFPTKSPEQAAQMVVTALKERPKHIGTPIGQLIQFAYALTPGLTDAVAYQGFRIFPDSAAAGGSGEIKIGRGERHLSRAASALARLTRGFHW, from the coding sequence ATGGCGCATTATCTGGTGACCGGCGCGACCGGGTTGATCGGCAGGCATGTCACCCAGCTGTTGCTGGCCAGGCCGGACACCGAGCGGGTGACCCTGCTGGTGCGCGCGGCCTCCAGGGACCGCCTCGCCGCCATGGTCGCCGCCTGGCCGCACCCGGAGCGGGTCACCCTGCTCACCGGCGACCTCACCGAGCCGCACCTTGGCTTGGACGAGCAGGCGAGGGCACAGCTGCGCGGCACGGTCGACCACCTGGTGCACCTGGCCGCGCTCTACGACCTCACGGCGGACGAGGAAGCCAACATCACCGCCAACGTGCAGGGCACCCGGCACGTCCTCGAGCTCGCGGCCGAGCTGGGTGCGGGCTGCCTGCACCACGTGTCCTCGGTCGCCGTGGCCGGGGACTACCCCGGCGTGTTCACCGAGGAGATGTTCGACGCGGGCCAGCGGCTGATCACCCCGTACCACCGCACCAAGTTCGAGGCCGAGCGGCTGGTCCGCGAGCAGCATGAGGTGCCGTGGCGGGTGTACCGGCCCGCGGTGGTGGTCGGGCATTCGGCCACCGGCGAGATGGACAAGGTGGACGGCCCGTACTACCTGTTCCCCGCCATCGGCAAGCTGACCGCCCTGCCCAACCTGCCACTGGTCGGGCCGGATATCGGCGACACCAACCTGGTGCCGGTGGACTACGTGGCCGCGGCGCTGGTGGAGCTGGCGAGCCGGGACGGCCTGGACGGCCGGACCTTCCACCTGGTCAATCCGGAGCCGCAGCCGGTGACCGAGGTGTACAACGCGTTCGCCCGCGCGGCCGGAGCCCCGACCATCGACCTGGAGCTGGACCAGCGGCTGTCCAGGGGGATCACCGGGCTGCTCCGGCTGACCGAGCACGTTCCCGGGGTCACCATCGCCAGGGACGCCGTGCTGGAGCGACTCGGCATCCCACCGGTGCTGCTGGAGACCATGACCTTCCCCTCGGTGTTCTCCTCCGCGGCCACCCGCAGGGCACTGGCCGGGTCGGGGGTGGACGTCCCGCGCCTGGCCGACTACGCACCGGTGCTGTGGCGGTACTGGCGGGAGCATCTCGACCCCTTCCGCGCCCGCAAGCACGGCCCACGGGGCGAGCTGGACGGCCGCCGCGTGGTGGTCACCGGGGCCTCCTCCGGTATCGGCAGGGCGACCGCGCTGGCGGTGGCGGCCGAGGGTGGGGTCCCGCTGCTGGTCGCGCGCAGGCGGGCCGAGCTGGAGGAGGTGCGGGACGAGATCGCCGCCGCGGGCGGGCAGGCGGCGGTGTACCCGGCCGACCTCACCGACGAGGACTCGGTGCGCAAGGCGGTCGAGGCCATGCTGACCGAGCACGGGCGGGTGGACATGCTGGTGAACAACGCCGGCCGCTCGATCCGCAGGTCGATCAGGCTGTCCTACGACCGCTTCCATGACTACGAGCGGGCGATGGCGATCAACTACTTCGGTGCGGTGCGGCTGATCCTCGCGCTGCTGCCGCATATGTCCGAGCGCAAGTTCGGGCACATCGTGAACGTCTCCTCGATCGGGGTGCAGGGCATCGCCCCGCGGTTCTCCGCCTACGTCGCCTCCAAGGCCGCGCTCGACTACTTCGCCCGGATCGCCGCCACCGAGACCCACGGCGACGGGATCACCTTCACCACGATCCATATGCCGCTGGTGCGCACCCCGATGATCCGGCCGACGAAGTTCTACGACGCATTCCCGACGAAATCACCCGAACAGGCGGCCCAGATGGTGGTCACCGCGCTGAAGGAGCGGCCGAAGCACATCGGTACCCCGATCGGGCAACTCATCCAGTTCGCCTATGCGCTCACCCCCGGGCTCACCGACGCGGTGGCATACCAGGGTTTCCGGATCTTCCCGGACTCCGCGGCCGCAGGCGGCTCCGGTGAGATCAAGATCGGGCGCGGCGAACGGCACCTTTCCCGGGCGGCGAGCGCGCTGGCGCGGCTCACCCGGGGCTTCCACTGGTAA
- a CDS encoding fasciclin domain-containing protein, whose protein sequence is MHVRKNRLAATGALAAMALLLSACGGDDQAADSGSGQETETQSSAAPTSETSTSEMGNGMTTADDVYGPGCAQVPTDPNNEGSVQGMIDDPVGTAASNNPLLTSLTKAVKTAGLVDTLNKADAEYTVFAPADPAFEALPQETLNALLTDESKKQQLTDILTYHVVPKRMDAQGVVDAGSLETVQGGSLTVEGSGQDFTVNGAKVLCGNVPTANATVFVIDKVMMPES, encoded by the coding sequence ATGCACGTTCGTAAGAACCGTCTTGCCGCCACCGGCGCTCTCGCCGCGATGGCGCTGCTGCTCTCCGCATGTGGCGGTGACGATCAGGCGGCCGACTCCGGCTCCGGGCAGGAGACCGAGACCCAGTCCTCGGCCGCGCCGACCAGTGAGACCTCCACCTCGGAGATGGGCAACGGGATGACCACCGCGGACGATGTCTACGGACCCGGTTGTGCGCAGGTCCCGACCGACCCGAACAACGAGGGCTCGGTGCAGGGCATGATCGACGACCCGGTGGGCACCGCGGCCAGCAACAACCCGCTGCTCACCAGCCTCACCAAGGCGGTCAAGACCGCGGGGCTGGTGGACACGTTGAACAAGGCGGACGCCGAGTACACCGTGTTCGCCCCGGCCGACCCGGCGTTCGAAGCGCTTCCGCAGGAGACGCTGAACGCGCTGCTGACCGACGAGTCGAAGAAGCAGCAGCTGACCGACATCCTGACCTACCACGTGGTTCCGAAGCGGATGGACGCTCAGGGCGTGGTCGATGCCGGCTCGCTGGAGACGGTCCAGGGCGGCAGCCTCACCGTCGAGGGCTCCGGCCAGGACTTCACCGTGAACGGGGCGAAGGTGCTGTGCGGCAACGTGCCCACCGCGAACGCCACCGTGTTCGTGATCGACAAGGTGATGATGCCGGAGAGCTGA
- a CDS encoding Bax inhibitor-1/YccA family protein encodes MRTSSNPAFRNLPTGGAAYGQYGPAVGFNQPQGGGPGYGAPQAPADSADRPMTVDDVVIKTGMSLGTALITGIVTAIWAQGQIAAGSSGAVFGAVIGGMLVGLGLALFITFKQKASGPLTLAYSAVEGVFLGAITGVFELLYPGIGLQAIAGTAGVFAVMLVVYKTGAVKVTPKLTKWIIGAMGGALILMLSNLVLGMFGVNMGLRDGSTLAIIFSLVVIGIAAFSFLLDFDMADRMIREGMPSKWAWFAAFGLMTTLVWLYLEILRLLSYLQGE; translated from the coding sequence GTGCGTACCTCAAGCAACCCTGCTTTCCGCAATCTGCCGACGGGCGGTGCGGCGTACGGCCAGTACGGACCGGCGGTCGGTTTCAACCAACCGCAGGGCGGCGGGCCGGGCTACGGAGCACCGCAGGCTCCCGCCGACTCCGCTGACCGGCCGATGACCGTGGACGACGTGGTGATCAAGACCGGGATGAGTCTCGGTACCGCGTTGATCACCGGGATCGTCACCGCCATCTGGGCGCAGGGCCAGATCGCGGCCGGCAGCTCGGGCGCGGTGTTCGGCGCCGTCATCGGCGGGATGCTGGTCGGCCTCGGGCTGGCCCTGTTCATCACCTTCAAGCAGAAGGCCAGCGGCCCGCTGACCCTGGCCTACTCGGCGGTCGAGGGTGTGTTCCTCGGCGCCATCACCGGCGTGTTCGAACTTCTCTATCCCGGCATCGGCCTGCAGGCCATCGCGGGCACGGCGGGTGTGTTCGCGGTGATGCTGGTGGTCTACAAGACCGGAGCCGTCAAGGTCACGCCGAAGCTGACCAAGTGGATCATCGGCGCGATGGGCGGCGCGCTCATCCTGATGCTGTCCAACCTCGTGCTCGGCATGTTCGGCGTGAACATGGGCCTGCGCGACGGCAGCACGCTGGCGATCATCTTCAGCCTCGTCGTGATCGGTATCGCGGCGTTCAGCTTCCTGCTCGACTTCGACATGGCCGACCGGATGATCCGGGAGGGGATGCCGTCCAAGTGGGCCTGGTTCGCCGCCTTCGGGCTGATGACCACCCTGGTCTGGCTGTACCTCGAGATCCTGCGGCTGCTGTCGTACCTGCAGGGGGAGTAG